The Pseudophryne corroboree isolate aPseCor3 chromosome 2, aPseCor3.hap2, whole genome shotgun sequence genome has a segment encoding these proteins:
- the LOC135050991 gene encoding uncharacterized protein LOC135050991 isoform X2 has product MNNHSKAVCDIIHALLSKPDQVNELGQMLDSGRQSETGNQRPEMPVPRADLFPTSSTRSHGVENEVRSLFSRKSPQFHYTRSSVRKRNAYPAKATQSNVRGPLTFIKELILLSGPNIDNVLKQGKKQELHEVGHIVNAFEFNKYWSEEEVYENVRKAFSMKLEDDIEIHMLMPCHNKLVKPLLMENQRLTGLMISKIFKQKSVYIQPSKELIYTENSDQDNDRSSIEQSEKLPEDTAKNCETFVNEDSILQFINQTVSPEDQVLSSVEELEKSVLSHNTPYEPSNLANSVTTQGTQNIVYQDNENTVSHLVPSTFEENYRHYTELFNDVLPHSDEDIACTEESLDHNQNTEWNSDINLKDILSNLAVQIDTESISKFNINRREVWDGACRGLKRQTFRPENRLSVIFTDSFGNTEGAVDFGGPTREFFRLLLQFLQISKLFEGPENSKTLSCDAQALRNDEYYLAGLSISLSLVHGGPAPNFFSPVLYNALTYGWKNTPLVLQDLVDVEAKEIMQKIMNATSVENLQDVLYENNLLLNLAGCLRVIKTVDDKHQIVQDYLHWYLRDRTMHSEERFKEGLKTLGVLDAMNAHPDLFKKAFIWKKDVMTSDVVSHLFKISYSPVGSNARIREERIICYWRDFILDCEERECRTKLQDILLFVTGVNHIPPIGLDPQPSIEFIDGSSNYPEANTCGNVLRLPFSKGYKEFKENLEFGILNSPGFGRP; this is encoded by the exons ATGAATAATCATTCAAAGGCAGTGTGTGACATCATACATGCTTTGCTGTCAAAACCTGATCAGGTTAATGAGCTGGGGCAAATGCTGGATTCTGGAAGGCAGTCTGAAACAGGAAACCAGAGACCAGAAATGCCTGTCCCTAGGGCAGATTTATTTCCCACTAGTTCAACTAGGTCACATGGAGTAGAAAATGAAGTGAGAAGTCTATTTTCAAGGAAAAGTCCACAATTTCATTATACAAGAAGTTCTGTGAGGAAAAGAAATGCTTATCCTGCAAAAGCAACGCAAAG caatgTCAGGGGTCCACTAACATTCATCAAAGAGCTTATTCTGCTTTCTGGACCCAATATCGATAATGTTTTAAAGCAAGGAAAAAAACAAGAACTGCATGAAGTGGGGCACATAGTAAACGCTTTTGAATTCAACAAGTATTGGAGTGAAGAAGAAGTATATGAGAACGTGAGGAAGGCGTTCTCCATGAAACTTGAAGACGACATAGa AATACACATGCTGATGCCTTGCCACAACAAACTTGTTAAGCCACTACTAATGGAAAATCAGCGTTTGACAGGTCTAATGATTTCCAAAATTTTCAAGCAGAAATCTGTTTATATCCAGCCTTCCAAAGAACTTATATACACTGAAAATTCAGATCAAGACAAT GATAGAAGCTCAATTGAGCAAAGTGAAAAATTGCCTGAAGATACTGCAAAGAACTGTGAAACATTTGTAAATGAAGACTCCATACTGCAATTTATTAACCAAACCGTTTCCCCTGAGGACCAAGTTTTATCCTCCGTGGAAGAATTGGAGAAGAGTGTCCTCTCCCACAACACTCCTTATGAGCCATCTAATTTGGCAAACAGTGTGACCACCCAGGGTACTCAAAATATTGTTTACCAAGACAATGAAAACACAGTCAGCCATTTAGTGCCATCAACATTTGAAGAGAATTACAG ACATTACACAGAACTTTTTAACGATGTCCTTCCGCATTCTGATGAAGACATCGCATGCACTGAAGAAAGTCTAGATCACAATCAAAATACAGAGTGGAACAG TGATATCAATCTAAAGGATATTCTGTCAAATCTGGCAGTACAGATTGATACTGAAAGCATTTCAAAGTTTAACATAAACCGCAGAGAAGTCTGGGACGGAGCATGTCGTGGACTAAAGCGGCAAACATTTAGGCCTGAAAATCGCCTTTCTGTAATTTTCACTGATTCCTTTGGGAATACAGAAGGAGCTGTAGATTTTGGTGGCCCAACGAGGGAATTTTTTAGACTTCTTCTACAGTTTTTGCAAATCAGCAAATTATTTGAAGGACCAGAAAATTCAAAGACATTGTCTTGTGATGCTCAAG cTTTGCGGAATGATGAGTATTATCTGGCTGGTTTATCCATTTCACTATCACTGGTGCACGGTGGACCCGCTCCAAATTTTTTTTCTCCTGTCTTATACAATGCTCTAACATATGGCTGGAAAAATACTCCACTTGTATTACAAGATCTTGTAGATGTGGAAGCAAAAGAAATTATGCAGAAG ATTATGAATGCTACTTCAGTTGAGAATCTTCAAGACGTGTTGTATGAAAATAACCTGCTCCTTAATCTTGCTGGCTGTCTCCGTGTAATTAAAACAGTTGACGACAAACACCAAATTGTCCAAGACTACTTGCATTGGTATCTACGGGATAGAACAATGCATTCTGAAGAGAG ATTTAAAGAGGGACTGAAGACATTGGGTGTGCTTGACGCAATGAATGCGCATCCGGATTTATTTAAAAAAGCATTTATATGGAAAAAGGATGTTATGACATCCGATGTCGTGTCTCATCTCTTCAAAATATCCTATAGTCCAGTGGGTAGTAATGCAAGGATTCGTGAAGAGAGAATTATTTGCTACTGGCGAGACTTTATTCTGGATTGTGAAG AGAGAGAATGCAGAACCAAGCTACAAGATATATTGTTGTTTGTGACTGGCGTAAACCATATTCCACCAATAGGACTTGACCCACAGCCATCCATTGAATTTATTGATGGATCGTCAAACTATCCAGAGGCTAACACTTGTGGCAATGTGCTTAGACTTCCATTTTCCAAAGGTTACAAAGAATTCAAAGAAAACTTAGAATTTGGTATTCTGAATTCACCTGGTTTTGGCCGACcatag
- the LOC135050991 gene encoding uncharacterized protein LOC135050991 isoform X1: MFHIFTGTKMNNHSKAVCDIIHALLSKPDQVNELGQMLDSGRQSETGNQRPEMPVPRADLFPTSSTRSHGVENEVRSLFSRKSPQFHYTRSSVRKRNAYPAKATQSNVRGPLTFIKELILLSGPNIDNVLKQGKKQELHEVGHIVNAFEFNKYWSEEEVYENVRKAFSMKLEDDIEIHMLMPCHNKLVKPLLMENQRLTGLMISKIFKQKSVYIQPSKELIYTENSDQDNDRSSIEQSEKLPEDTAKNCETFVNEDSILQFINQTVSPEDQVLSSVEELEKSVLSHNTPYEPSNLANSVTTQGTQNIVYQDNENTVSHLVPSTFEENYRHYTELFNDVLPHSDEDIACTEESLDHNQNTEWNSDINLKDILSNLAVQIDTESISKFNINRREVWDGACRGLKRQTFRPENRLSVIFTDSFGNTEGAVDFGGPTREFFRLLLQFLQISKLFEGPENSKTLSCDAQALRNDEYYLAGLSISLSLVHGGPAPNFFSPVLYNALTYGWKNTPLVLQDLVDVEAKEIMQKIMNATSVENLQDVLYENNLLLNLAGCLRVIKTVDDKHQIVQDYLHWYLRDRTMHSEERFKEGLKTLGVLDAMNAHPDLFKKAFIWKKDVMTSDVVSHLFKISYSPVGSNARIREERIICYWRDFILDCEERECRTKLQDILLFVTGVNHIPPIGLDPQPSIEFIDGSSNYPEANTCGNVLRLPFSKGYKEFKENLEFGILNSPGFGRP, translated from the exons ATGTTTCATATATTTACAGGTACAAAAATGAATAATCATTCAAAGGCAGTGTGTGACATCATACATGCTTTGCTGTCAAAACCTGATCAGGTTAATGAGCTGGGGCAAATGCTGGATTCTGGAAGGCAGTCTGAAACAGGAAACCAGAGACCAGAAATGCCTGTCCCTAGGGCAGATTTATTTCCCACTAGTTCAACTAGGTCACATGGAGTAGAAAATGAAGTGAGAAGTCTATTTTCAAGGAAAAGTCCACAATTTCATTATACAAGAAGTTCTGTGAGGAAAAGAAATGCTTATCCTGCAAAAGCAACGCAAAG caatgTCAGGGGTCCACTAACATTCATCAAAGAGCTTATTCTGCTTTCTGGACCCAATATCGATAATGTTTTAAAGCAAGGAAAAAAACAAGAACTGCATGAAGTGGGGCACATAGTAAACGCTTTTGAATTCAACAAGTATTGGAGTGAAGAAGAAGTATATGAGAACGTGAGGAAGGCGTTCTCCATGAAACTTGAAGACGACATAGa AATACACATGCTGATGCCTTGCCACAACAAACTTGTTAAGCCACTACTAATGGAAAATCAGCGTTTGACAGGTCTAATGATTTCCAAAATTTTCAAGCAGAAATCTGTTTATATCCAGCCTTCCAAAGAACTTATATACACTGAAAATTCAGATCAAGACAAT GATAGAAGCTCAATTGAGCAAAGTGAAAAATTGCCTGAAGATACTGCAAAGAACTGTGAAACATTTGTAAATGAAGACTCCATACTGCAATTTATTAACCAAACCGTTTCCCCTGAGGACCAAGTTTTATCCTCCGTGGAAGAATTGGAGAAGAGTGTCCTCTCCCACAACACTCCTTATGAGCCATCTAATTTGGCAAACAGTGTGACCACCCAGGGTACTCAAAATATTGTTTACCAAGACAATGAAAACACAGTCAGCCATTTAGTGCCATCAACATTTGAAGAGAATTACAG ACATTACACAGAACTTTTTAACGATGTCCTTCCGCATTCTGATGAAGACATCGCATGCACTGAAGAAAGTCTAGATCACAATCAAAATACAGAGTGGAACAG TGATATCAATCTAAAGGATATTCTGTCAAATCTGGCAGTACAGATTGATACTGAAAGCATTTCAAAGTTTAACATAAACCGCAGAGAAGTCTGGGACGGAGCATGTCGTGGACTAAAGCGGCAAACATTTAGGCCTGAAAATCGCCTTTCTGTAATTTTCACTGATTCCTTTGGGAATACAGAAGGAGCTGTAGATTTTGGTGGCCCAACGAGGGAATTTTTTAGACTTCTTCTACAGTTTTTGCAAATCAGCAAATTATTTGAAGGACCAGAAAATTCAAAGACATTGTCTTGTGATGCTCAAG cTTTGCGGAATGATGAGTATTATCTGGCTGGTTTATCCATTTCACTATCACTGGTGCACGGTGGACCCGCTCCAAATTTTTTTTCTCCTGTCTTATACAATGCTCTAACATATGGCTGGAAAAATACTCCACTTGTATTACAAGATCTTGTAGATGTGGAAGCAAAAGAAATTATGCAGAAG ATTATGAATGCTACTTCAGTTGAGAATCTTCAAGACGTGTTGTATGAAAATAACCTGCTCCTTAATCTTGCTGGCTGTCTCCGTGTAATTAAAACAGTTGACGACAAACACCAAATTGTCCAAGACTACTTGCATTGGTATCTACGGGATAGAACAATGCATTCTGAAGAGAG ATTTAAAGAGGGACTGAAGACATTGGGTGTGCTTGACGCAATGAATGCGCATCCGGATTTATTTAAAAAAGCATTTATATGGAAAAAGGATGTTATGACATCCGATGTCGTGTCTCATCTCTTCAAAATATCCTATAGTCCAGTGGGTAGTAATGCAAGGATTCGTGAAGAGAGAATTATTTGCTACTGGCGAGACTTTATTCTGGATTGTGAAG AGAGAGAATGCAGAACCAAGCTACAAGATATATTGTTGTTTGTGACTGGCGTAAACCATATTCCACCAATAGGACTTGACCCACAGCCATCCATTGAATTTATTGATGGATCGTCAAACTATCCAGAGGCTAACACTTGTGGCAATGTGCTTAGACTTCCATTTTCCAAAGGTTACAAAGAATTCAAAGAAAACTTAGAATTTGGTATTCTGAATTCACCTGGTTTTGGCCGACcatag